One region of Caldimonas thermodepolymerans genomic DNA includes:
- a CDS encoding xanthine dehydrogenase family protein molybdopterin-binding subunit: MTPHRLLDHAALVAAREPRPDAAAKLTGHPGYLTDRIAPGQLHGAILGSPLPHARIVTLDVSAARALPGVHAVVTAADIPGDTHYGLRHVDRPVLCADKVRCIADPIAAVAAETPEIARAALAAIRLELEPLPVVDDPEAALAPEAPKLHEDRANGNLLHAARLQRGDLAAAQAACVHVVEAVYESPRQMHVTLETEGGVAEPDGQGGLTLYFGCQNPERDRQVIAAMLRLPPDKVRAVGMPVGGSYGAKDELTIQPIAALLAWKSGRAVRLHLSRPASTDLGVKRHPMRMRMRTGCDAEGRLRFQQVDILADTGAYATHGPEVLDAAIEHAVGPYAYDAVEVQGRLAYTNNGIAGAFRGFGAVQVQFALEQQIDRLARASGLGPVEFRRRNLAAPDAPGPMGQVVAPFDGPHRALDVIAQHPLWREAAQRAADPAADARFRRGVGLALVHRSDGFGRGGPNGARLALALGADGRIELRASLTEMGQNLLGATRAIVARQLGCSEDDVRPVLGDSAQAPDTGPASASRSTTLVHRALHRHGPDWAARLTALAADVLGVPAQTLRWGPGGWHAGQACVLRYAELAQRLAAAGTPLPHLEIELPGEETPSAIDAAHYVFGACAAAAQVCVDTWTGAVRVEHLAIAAALGPVASRMGFLGQMEGGALMGQGLATTEDLPTREGRYLARNLDGYLVPTLADAPRYDVTAIENLMEGDEIGPRGAGEISVNIAAPAVANAVTAAIGMPVDRLPIRPDTVLDYLEQNP, encoded by the coding sequence ATGACGCCGCACCGACTCCTCGACCATGCGGCGCTGGTCGCCGCCCGCGAGCCGCGCCCCGACGCCGCGGCCAAGCTCACCGGCCATCCCGGCTACCTGACCGACCGCATCGCGCCGGGCCAGCTGCACGGCGCCATCCTCGGCAGCCCGCTGCCCCATGCGCGCATCGTGACGCTGGACGTCTCGGCCGCGCGCGCGCTGCCCGGCGTGCACGCGGTCGTCACCGCGGCCGACATCCCCGGCGACACGCACTACGGCCTGCGCCACGTGGACCGCCCCGTGCTGTGTGCCGACAAGGTGCGTTGCATCGCCGACCCCATCGCCGCGGTCGCGGCCGAGACCCCCGAGATCGCCCGTGCGGCGCTGGCCGCGATCCGCCTCGAACTCGAACCGCTGCCCGTGGTCGACGACCCCGAGGCTGCGCTCGCGCCCGAGGCACCGAAGCTGCACGAGGACCGCGCCAACGGCAACCTGCTACATGCCGCGCGCCTGCAGCGCGGCGACCTGGCCGCGGCGCAGGCCGCCTGCGTGCATGTCGTCGAGGCCGTCTACGAAAGCCCGCGCCAGATGCACGTGACGCTGGAAACCGAAGGGGGCGTGGCCGAGCCGGACGGGCAAGGCGGCCTGACCCTGTACTTCGGCTGCCAGAACCCCGAGCGCGACCGGCAGGTGATCGCCGCGATGCTGCGCCTGCCGCCCGACAAGGTGCGCGCGGTCGGCATGCCGGTGGGCGGCTCCTACGGCGCCAAGGACGAGCTGACCATCCAGCCCATCGCCGCGCTGCTGGCGTGGAAGAGCGGCCGCGCGGTGCGCCTGCACCTGAGCCGCCCGGCCTCCACCGACCTTGGCGTCAAGCGCCACCCGATGCGCATGCGCATGCGCACCGGCTGCGATGCCGAAGGGCGGCTGCGCTTCCAGCAGGTCGACATCCTCGCCGACACCGGCGCCTACGCGACGCACGGCCCCGAGGTGCTGGACGCGGCCATCGAACACGCGGTGGGCCCCTATGCCTACGACGCGGTCGAGGTGCAGGGGCGGCTGGCCTACACCAACAACGGCATCGCCGGCGCCTTCCGCGGCTTCGGTGCGGTGCAGGTGCAGTTCGCGCTCGAGCAGCAGATCGACCGGCTCGCGCGCGCCAGCGGCCTGGGGCCGGTCGAGTTCCGCCGCCGCAACCTCGCCGCCCCCGACGCGCCGGGCCCGATGGGCCAGGTGGTCGCGCCCTTCGACGGGCCGCACCGCGCGCTGGACGTGATCGCGCAGCACCCGCTGTGGCGCGAGGCGGCGCAACGCGCGGCCGACCCCGCCGCCGACGCACGCTTCCGCCGGGGAGTGGGCCTGGCCCTGGTGCACCGCAGCGACGGCTTCGGCCGCGGTGGCCCCAACGGCGCGCGCCTGGCGCTGGCCCTCGGTGCCGACGGGCGCATCGAGCTGCGCGCCAGCCTCACCGAGATGGGGCAGAACCTGCTGGGCGCCACGCGCGCCATCGTCGCGCGGCAGCTCGGCTGCAGCGAGGACGACGTGCGCCCGGTGCTGGGCGACTCGGCGCAGGCCCCCGACACCGGTCCGGCCTCGGCCTCGCGCTCGACCACGCTGGTGCACCGCGCGCTGCACCGCCACGGCCCGGACTGGGCCGCGCGCCTGACCGCGCTGGCAGCCGACGTGCTGGGCGTGCCGGCGCAGACGCTGCGCTGGGGCCCTGGCGGCTGGCATGCGGGCCAAGCCTGCGTGCTGCGCTACGCCGAGCTGGCACAGCGCCTTGCCGCCGCCGGCACGCCACTGCCGCACCTGGAGATCGAGCTGCCCGGCGAGGAAACGCCCAGCGCGATCGACGCCGCGCACTACGTGTTCGGCGCCTGCGCCGCCGCCGCGCAGGTCTGCGTGGACACCTGGACCGGCGCGGTGCGCGTCGAGCACCTCGCGATCGCCGCTGCGCTCGGCCCGGTCGCCTCGCGCATGGGTTTCCTCGGCCAGATGGAAGGCGGTGCGCTGATGGGCCAGGGACTGGCGACGACCGAGGACCTGCCGACGCGCGAGGGCCGCTACCTGGCGCGCAACCTCGACGGCTACCTCGTGCCCACGCTGGCCGACGCCCCGCGCTACGACGTCACCGCGATCGAGAACCTCATGGAGGGCGACGAGATCGGCCCGCGCGGCGCCGGCGAGATCAGCGTCAACATCGCCGCGCCGGCGGTCGCCAACGCCGTGACCGCCGCGATCGGCATGCCGGTGGACCGCCTGCCCATCAGGCCCGACACCGTGCTGGATTACCTGGAGCAAAACCCATGA
- a CDS encoding FAD binding domain-containing protein, producing MSVSTPAVKVPPTAALAVAWRQAPSAVPVAYVGGGTALQLAWGVEQPPPAMTLIDVTQGAVPAGVALHDGMLHLGAATRLEALRTDARVRAHAPLLAQALDALGALSVRHLATLGGNIGWRWGDTLAALLALDAEAEVDTDPVPRPLAEVLRRPVLPLVRAVRVPLPAAAPVAVYEKVGARAAFSPSRLALAIRAQLAHGRLHGLRLAATAAALPARRLARAEAVLDGADCRSLPARAGDLRAALQQDLHDDTDPQRVRLAARLLLGHLNRRLPHSA from the coding sequence GTGTCCGTGTCGACTCCCGCCGTGAAGGTGCCGCCCACCGCCGCGCTGGCGGTGGCCTGGCGGCAGGCGCCTTCTGCAGTGCCCGTCGCCTATGTCGGCGGCGGCACCGCCTTGCAGCTGGCCTGGGGCGTGGAGCAGCCGCCCCCCGCGATGACGCTGATCGATGTCACGCAGGGCGCGGTGCCCGCGGGTGTCGCGCTGCATGACGGCATGCTGCACCTGGGTGCGGCGACGCGCCTGGAGGCGCTGCGCACCGATGCGCGGGTGCGCGCGCACGCGCCGCTGCTCGCGCAGGCGCTGGATGCGCTCGGCGCGCTGTCGGTGCGGCACCTGGCCACGCTGGGCGGCAACATCGGCTGGCGCTGGGGTGACACCCTGGCCGCGCTGCTGGCGCTGGACGCCGAAGCCGAGGTCGACACCGACCCCGTGCCGCGGCCGCTCGCCGAGGTGCTGCGCCGCCCCGTGCTGCCGCTGGTGCGCGCGGTGCGCGTGCCGCTGCCGGCCGCCGCGCCGGTCGCCGTCTACGAGAAGGTCGGCGCCCGCGCGGCCTTCAGCCCGTCGCGGCTGGCGCTCGCGATCCGCGCGCAGCTGGCGCACGGCCGGCTGCACGGGCTGCGACTGGCGGCCACGGCCGCGGCGTTGCCGGCACGGCGCCTGGCAAGGGCGGAGGCGGTGCTGGATGGCGCCGACTGCCGCAGCCTGCCCGCGCGGGCCGGGGACCTGCGCGCCGCGCTGCAGCAGGACCTGCACGACGACACCGACCCGCAGCGCGTGCGCCTGGCCGCGCGCCTGCTGCTGGGGCACCTGAACCGACGCCTGCCGCATTCCGCATGA
- a CDS encoding nucleoside deaminase, whose amino-acid sequence MTQTLTAAARTAPTREQIVRHLRRANEVAQRAVALGHHPFGAILVGPDHETVLLEQCNIDTVNHAESTLARIAATNYTPEFLWTCTLYTSVEPCCMCSGTAYWANIGRVVYGMTEAMLLEATGDHAENPTMSVSSRYVFDHCQKPVELIGPVPEVVPEIVSLQRAFWARR is encoded by the coding sequence ATGACCCAGACCCTCACCGCCGCCGCCCGCACCGCGCCGACGCGCGAGCAGATCGTCAGGCACCTGCGGCGCGCCAACGAAGTCGCCCAGCGTGCCGTCGCGCTCGGCCACCATCCGTTCGGCGCGATCCTGGTCGGCCCCGACCACGAGACCGTGCTGCTCGAGCAGTGCAACATCGACACGGTCAACCACGCCGAATCGACGCTGGCGCGCATCGCCGCGACCAACTACACGCCCGAGTTCCTCTGGACCTGCACGCTCTACACCTCGGTCGAGCCCTGCTGCATGTGCTCGGGCACCGCGTACTGGGCCAACATCGGCCGCGTGGTGTACGGCATGACCGAGGCCATGCTGCTGGAAGCCACCGGCGACCACGCGGAGAACCCGACGATGAGCGTGTCCTCGCGCTACGTCTTCGACCACTGCCAGAAGCCGGTGGAGCTGATCGGCCCGGTGCCCGAGGTGGTGCCCGAGATCGTCAGCCTGCAGCGCGCCTTCTGGGCACGGCGCTGA
- a CDS encoding ABC transporter permease, whose product MRAFLSRYASLWAFLLVLLLWEIAARAFQLPVYVLPAPSAIASAARELGVARWLEHLLATLEVAISGYLVAIAIALPLAVGITKSPLLSRTLLPWLVVIQSTPIVAIAPIIVVTLGAGTLPRVVITTLIAFFPIVISTATGLASVPAELIELSRTLRAPRIREYTQIRVPYAVPYIFSSLKVAITLSVIGAVVAEFVAAEKGLGYLILFATSSFKVPVAFASLAILVSCSLALYGLIVGVHKRFFSWSA is encoded by the coding sequence ATGCGCGCCTTCCTGTCCCGATACGCCTCGCTGTGGGCCTTCCTCCTCGTGCTGCTGCTGTGGGAGATCGCCGCCCGCGCGTTCCAGCTGCCCGTCTACGTGCTGCCCGCGCCCAGCGCCATCGCCAGCGCAGCGCGCGAGCTGGGCGTGGCGCGCTGGCTCGAACACCTGCTCGCCACGCTGGAGGTGGCCATCTCCGGCTACCTGGTGGCCATCGCCATCGCCCTGCCGCTGGCGGTGGGCATCACCAAGTCTCCGCTGCTGTCGCGCACGCTGCTGCCGTGGCTGGTGGTGATCCAGTCCACCCCCATCGTCGCGATCGCGCCGATCATCGTCGTCACGCTGGGCGCGGGCACGCTGCCGCGCGTGGTCATCACGACGCTGATCGCCTTCTTCCCCATCGTGATCTCCACCGCCACCGGCCTGGCCTCGGTGCCCGCGGAGCTGATCGAGCTGTCGCGCACGCTGCGCGCGCCGCGCATCCGCGAATACACGCAGATCCGCGTGCCCTACGCGGTGCCTTACATCTTCTCGTCGCTGAAGGTGGCGATCACGCTGTCGGTGATCGGCGCGGTGGTGGCCGAGTTCGTCGCCGCCGAGAAGGGCCTGGGCTACCTGATCCTGTTCGCCACCTCGTCGTTCAAGGTGCCCGTGGCGTTCGCGTCGCTGGCCATCCTCGTGAGCTGCAGCCTCGCGCTCTACGGCCTGATCGTCGGCGTGCACAAGCGCTTCTTCTCCTGGAGCGCCTGA
- a CDS encoding ABC transporter ATP-binding protein, giving the protein MAFHSSDGSRVQALQGVNLALRRHEFVSLIGPSGCGKSTILRLISGLLRPTEGRVSIFGLEVTEPRDELGMVFQKPTLLPWLSVLDNITFPMRHKYGRVDARDQARAQELLQMIGLKDFGHKRPTELSGGMQQRVAIARSLLHDPDILLMDEPFSALDALTRDEMSFELLRIWGERPKTVVFVTHSIQEALLLSDRIVVMSARPGRVAEIIDVPLPRPRSLATLNDPVFNELANEIRLKVFTRKPA; this is encoded by the coding sequence ATGGCCTTCCATTCCAGCGACGGCAGCCGCGTGCAGGCGCTGCAGGGCGTCAACCTCGCGCTGCGCCGCCACGAGTTCGTCTCGCTGATCGGCCCGTCGGGCTGCGGCAAGTCGACCATCCTGCGCCTGATCTCGGGGCTGCTGCGCCCCACCGAGGGCCGGGTGTCGATCTTCGGCCTGGAAGTCACCGAGCCGCGCGACGAGCTGGGCATGGTGTTCCAGAAGCCGACGCTGCTGCCGTGGCTCAGCGTGCTGGACAACATCACCTTCCCGATGCGGCACAAGTACGGCCGCGTCGACGCCCGCGACCAGGCCCGCGCGCAGGAGCTGCTGCAGATGATCGGGCTCAAGGACTTCGGCCACAAGCGGCCGACCGAGCTGTCCGGCGGCATGCAGCAGCGCGTCGCGATCGCGCGCTCGCTGCTGCACGACCCGGACATCCTGCTGATGGACGAGCCGTTCTCGGCGCTGGATGCGCTCACGCGCGACGAGATGAGCTTCGAGCTGCTGCGCATCTGGGGCGAACGCCCCAAGACCGTGGTGTTCGTCACGCACTCGATCCAGGAAGCGCTGCTGCTGTCGGACCGCATCGTCGTGATGAGCGCGCGCCCGGGGCGCGTGGCCGAGATCATCGACGTGCCGCTGCCGCGCCCGCGCAGCCTCGCGACCCTCAACGACCCCGTGTTCAACGAGCTGGCCAACGAGATCCGCCTCAAGGTCTTCACCCGCAAGCCGGCCTGA
- a CDS encoding ABC transporter substrate-binding protein, whose product MKAPARTLVALLLSAAAWTAHAADKVTVQLDWLPGGDKSFVYAGVKEGFFAAEGLEVTIVPGRGSADAVTKIASGSADVGFGGISALMMAAAEGGVPVKAVMSIYAKQPDAIFTTKGSSIKSLKDVVGKTVATSTFSSSNTLWPVILEANGIDASKVKLLKVDPATLAPMLAQGRVDATINWVTVGPAAESVLKQAGKELNVLPWSAAGLDGYGWSAFASDRMIKERPEVLKRYLRALQKSLQFAIANPEKAAEDHKALVPESDPAVIAAEFRSSIPLIDNEISKRDGLGTFEPKLLAATWTWVAKSMNYPQDKVDPETLVDRRFLSK is encoded by the coding sequence ATGAAAGCTCCCGCTCGCACCCTCGTTGCCCTGCTGCTGTCGGCTGCGGCCTGGACGGCCCACGCTGCCGACAAGGTCACGGTGCAGCTCGACTGGCTGCCCGGCGGCGACAAGTCGTTCGTCTATGCCGGCGTGAAGGAAGGCTTCTTCGCTGCCGAAGGCCTGGAGGTCACCATCGTGCCGGGCCGCGGCTCGGCCGATGCGGTCACCAAGATCGCCTCCGGCTCGGCCGACGTCGGCTTCGGCGGCATCTCCGCGCTGATGATGGCCGCAGCCGAAGGCGGCGTGCCGGTCAAGGCCGTGATGTCGATCTACGCCAAGCAGCCCGACGCGATCTTCACGACCAAGGGCAGCAGCATCAAGAGCCTGAAGGACGTGGTCGGCAAGACCGTCGCGACCTCGACCTTCTCGTCGAGCAACACGCTGTGGCCGGTGATCCTGGAGGCCAACGGCATCGACGCGTCCAAGGTCAAGCTGCTCAAGGTCGACCCGGCCACGCTCGCGCCCATGCTCGCGCAGGGCCGCGTGGATGCGACGATCAACTGGGTCACCGTCGGCCCGGCCGCCGAGAGCGTGCTCAAGCAGGCCGGCAAGGAACTGAACGTGCTGCCGTGGTCGGCCGCGGGCCTGGACGGCTACGGCTGGTCGGCCTTTGCCAGCGACAGGATGATCAAGGAGCGCCCCGAGGTGCTCAAGCGCTACCTGCGTGCGCTGCAGAAGTCGCTGCAGTTCGCGATCGCCAACCCCGAGAAGGCGGCCGAGGACCACAAGGCGCTGGTGCCCGAATCCGATCCGGCCGTGATCGCGGCCGAGTTCCGTTCCTCGATCCCGCTGATCGACAACGAGATCTCCAAGCGCGACGGCCTGGGCACCTTCGAGCCCAAGCTGCTGGCCGCGACCTGGACCTGGGTGGCCAAGTCCATGAACTACCCGCAGGACAAGGTCGACCCCGAGACCCTCGTCGACCGCCGCTTCCTGAGCAAGTAA
- a CDS encoding alpha/beta fold hydrolase produces the protein MPSRIDPTAAKHLVLIHGAWQGSWAFDAWRPYLEADGWTVHAVDLPGSAHSPQQEASPGLRTYVAHVCEVIRPLAGPIVVLGHSGGGITATQVAEELAERLSGVVYLAGMMLPSRWTYRDVLRACEGEQPGRDFSGIAPHLVWNEARSASRVPPEAALEIFLHDCEAQAAQRAASLLCAQPESGRAMHPVWTPQRAGKVRRAYVECTQDRSVALTLQRKMQALTPGAVRITLDCGHVPQLAAPAELSARLLPLLDGWVAADAALARDAA, from the coding sequence ATGCCCTCCCGCATCGATCCGACGGCCGCGAAGCACCTCGTGCTGATCCACGGCGCCTGGCAAGGCAGCTGGGCCTTCGACGCCTGGCGGCCGTACCTGGAGGCCGACGGCTGGACCGTGCACGCGGTCGACCTGCCGGGCAGCGCACATTCGCCCCAACAGGAGGCATCGCCCGGCCTGCGCACCTATGTGGCGCACGTGTGCGAGGTGATACGCCCGCTCGCAGGCCCCATCGTGGTGCTCGGCCACAGCGGCGGCGGCATCACCGCGACCCAGGTCGCCGAGGAACTGGCCGAGCGCCTGAGCGGCGTGGTCTACCTCGCCGGGATGATGCTGCCCTCCCGCTGGACCTACCGCGACGTGCTGCGCGCCTGCGAGGGCGAACAGCCCGGGCGCGACTTCTCGGGCATCGCGCCGCACCTGGTCTGGAACGAGGCGCGCAGCGCCAGCCGCGTGCCCCCCGAGGCGGCGCTGGAGATCTTCCTGCACGACTGCGAGGCGCAGGCCGCGCAGCGCGCTGCGTCGTTGTTGTGCGCACAGCCCGAAAGCGGGCGTGCGATGCACCCGGTGTGGACTCCGCAGCGCGCCGGAAAGGTGCGACGTGCGTACGTCGAGTGCACGCAGGACCGCTCGGTGGCATTGACCTTGCAGAGAAAGATGCAGGCGCTCACGCCAGGCGCCGTGCGCATCACGCTGGACTGCGGCCACGTGCCCCAGCTCGCCGCGCCGGCTGAGCTCTCCGCGCGGCTGCTGCCGCTGCTGGACGGGTGGGTCGCGGCCGATGCCGCGCTCGCCCGTGATGCCGCCTGA
- a CDS encoding isopenicillin N synthase family dioxygenase produces the protein MTNFASASLPVIDFAGWYSDRPDARRAVAAALRAACEHHGFFYLRHHGIPADLLAEAFAQSQAFFDQPMQAKLRVDKSRSPCNRGYEPLRAQVLEAGAPPDLKESFYIGREVPPDDPRVRAGRFNTGPNLWPEGLPGFRAVMTAYFDAAYALAADVVRALGASLELPEGYFDDYLADGAATLRLLHYPPQPPNPAPGEKGCGAHTDFGGITLLAQDDCGGLQVWDARAGRWIDAPPLPGCYVVNIGDLFGRWTNDRYRSTLHRVINTSGRERHSIPFFFTGNLAHVVSCLPGCLKEGESPKYPPVTVEQHQRDCYRRTYG, from the coding sequence ATGACGAACTTCGCCTCTGCCTCGCTGCCGGTGATCGACTTTGCCGGGTGGTACAGCGACCGCCCCGACGCGCGCCGCGCCGTGGCTGCCGCGCTGCGCGCCGCCTGCGAACACCACGGCTTCTTCTACCTGCGCCACCACGGCATCCCGGCCGACCTGCTGGCCGAGGCCTTCGCCCAGTCGCAGGCCTTCTTCGACCAGCCGATGCAGGCCAAGCTGCGCGTGGACAAGTCGCGCTCGCCCTGCAACCGCGGCTACGAGCCGCTGCGCGCGCAGGTGCTGGAGGCCGGCGCGCCGCCGGACCTGAAGGAAAGCTTCTACATCGGCCGCGAGGTGCCGCCCGACGACCCGCGCGTGCGGGCCGGCCGCTTCAACACCGGCCCCAACCTCTGGCCCGAGGGCCTGCCCGGCTTCCGCGCCGTGATGACGGCCTACTTCGACGCCGCCTACGCGCTGGCCGCCGACGTGGTGCGCGCGCTGGGCGCCTCGCTGGAGCTGCCCGAGGGCTACTTCGACGACTACCTGGCCGACGGCGCCGCGACGCTGCGCCTGCTGCACTACCCGCCGCAGCCGCCCAACCCCGCGCCCGGCGAGAAGGGCTGCGGCGCGCACACCGACTTCGGCGGCATCACGCTGCTGGCGCAGGACGACTGCGGCGGCCTGCAGGTGTGGGACGCGCGCGCCGGCCGCTGGATCGACGCGCCGCCGTTGCCGGGCTGCTACGTGGTCAACATCGGCGACCTGTTCGGGCGCTGGACCAACGACCGCTACCGCTCGACGCTGCACCGCGTGATCAACACCTCGGGGCGCGAGCGGCACTCCATCCCGTTCTTCTTCACCGGCAACCTGGCGCATGTCGTGTCCTGCCTGCCCGGCTGCCTGAAGGAAGGCGAATCGCCCAAGTACCCGCCGGTGACGGTGGAGCAGCACCAGCGCGACTGCTACCGGCGCACCTATGGCTAA
- a CDS encoding LysR family transcriptional regulator gives MNIHARALKYFDTIRRCGSIREAARRLHVASSAVNRQLLQLEEEIGAPLFERMPGGLKLTAAGEAFSRHVISVLQDEQRLLAELDALKGIRRGEIKVISVEGLNANLLPAVLERMLTRYPTIKITVRSAGSAQTAQAVIDGDADVAIGFSLERSEALRQCAVGRFALGAIVPPAHPLAQSPQVSFAECARYPLILAGPELSIHHAMKPLIRNHKRPITVLLESASIELAKTLAIRGVGVAFQTRIGIEREVADGLLVHLPLKAPGRLLTELGVYVRAGRTLPPALDAFIRFVEDELEQRAAQEAAA, from the coding sequence ATGAACATCCATGCGCGCGCGCTCAAGTACTTCGACACCATCCGCCGCTGCGGCTCGATCCGCGAGGCCGCGCGGCGCCTGCACGTGGCCTCGTCGGCGGTCAACCGCCAGCTGCTGCAGCTCGAGGAGGAGATCGGCGCGCCGCTGTTCGAACGCATGCCCGGTGGCCTGAAGCTCACCGCCGCAGGCGAGGCGTTCTCGCGCCACGTGATCAGCGTGCTGCAGGACGAGCAGCGGCTGCTCGCCGAGCTGGACGCGCTCAAGGGCATCCGCCGCGGCGAGATCAAGGTGATCTCGGTCGAGGGGCTGAACGCCAACCTGCTGCCCGCGGTGCTGGAGCGCATGCTCACGCGCTACCCGACCATCAAGATCACCGTGCGCTCGGCCGGCTCGGCGCAGACCGCGCAGGCGGTGATCGACGGCGACGCGGACGTGGCGATCGGCTTTTCGCTCGAGCGCAGCGAGGCACTGCGCCAGTGCGCGGTGGGGCGCTTCGCGCTCGGCGCCATCGTGCCGCCGGCGCACCCGCTTGCGCAGTCGCCGCAGGTGAGCTTCGCCGAGTGCGCACGCTATCCGCTGATCCTGGCCGGCCCGGAACTGTCGATCCACCACGCGATGAAGCCGCTGATCCGCAACCACAAGCGGCCGATCACGGTGCTGCTGGAAAGCGCCTCGATCGAGCTGGCCAAGACGCTGGCGATCCGCGGCGTCGGCGTGGCGTTCCAGACCCGCATCGGCATCGAGCGCGAGGTCGCCGACGGGCTGCTGGTGCACCTGCCGCTCAAGGCCCCGGGCCGGCTGCTCACCGAGCTGGGCGTCTACGTGCGCGCGGGCCGCACGCTGCCGCCGGCGCTGGACGCCTTCATCCGCTTCGTCGAGGACGAACTGGAGCAGCGCGCCGCGCAGGAAGCCGCCGCCTGA